The following are from one region of the Hydrogenophaga sp. BPS33 genome:
- a CDS encoding Fur family transcriptional regulator, producing the protein MPTRSIQDAATVPSYIQTRLEAAGLRRTLATRAVLGLFLAQPPGGLTHAQAMNALTARGLDINRVTLYRLLDRLAVCGVLQRQTDDEERTWRFSLAPEQGVGSRAAKAAGLLPFECDACHRQFELPGAGEPLRALARDLQRLAAQLGHRSERVDVAVHGTCADCTEAAA; encoded by the coding sequence ATGCCGACCCGTTCCATCCAGGACGCCGCGACCGTGCCGTCCTACATCCAGACCCGCCTGGAAGCTGCGGGATTGCGCCGCACTCTGGCCACGCGCGCGGTGCTCGGCCTGTTCCTGGCACAACCCCCGGGCGGGCTGACCCATGCGCAGGCGATGAACGCGCTCACCGCGCGCGGGCTGGACATCAACCGCGTCACGCTCTACCGCCTGCTGGACCGGCTTGCCGTCTGCGGTGTGCTGCAGCGCCAGACGGACGACGAGGAGCGCACCTGGCGCTTCAGCCTGGCGCCCGAGCAAGGCGTGGGCAGCCGCGCGGCCAAGGCGGCAGGCCTGCTGCCATTCGAATGCGATGCCTGCCACCGCCAGTTCGAACTCCCGGGGGCGGGCGAGCCATTGCGCGCGCTGGCGCGCGACCTGCAACGCCTGGCGGCGCAGCTGGGTCACCGCAGCGAACGGGTGGACGTCGCGGTGCACGGCACCTGCGCGGACTGCACCGAGGCGGCGGCGTGA